A single window of Dermacentor albipictus isolate Rhodes 1998 colony chromosome 1, USDA_Dalb.pri_finalv2, whole genome shotgun sequence DNA harbors:
- the LOC135900065 gene encoding adult-specific rigid cuticular protein 15.7-like: MIAQLTVVLALTAVAFAGGYGGYGHHGGSSKTYRKQNDHGHYSFGYDIVNRYGAVNGRHETGSAYGPVHGSYYLGDVDGRHRQVHYVADKLGFRAVVKTNEPGTKSSLPAAAPYHSAHGKAVPAYGHGGYGGYGGYGRGYGGYGGYGGYGGYGGYGGYGGYGGYGGYGGYGGHGFYG; the protein is encoded by the exons ATGATCGCTCAG ttgacGGTGGTGCTGGCCCTAACGGCCGTAGCTTTCGCCGGAGGCTACGGTGGCTACGGACACCATGGTGGTTCCAGTAAGACCTACAGGAAACAAAAC GACCACGGCCACTACAGCTTCGGCTACGACATTGTCAACCGGTACGGCGCGGTGAACGGCCGCCACGAGACCGGCTCTGCATATGGCCCCGTGCACGGTTCCTACTACCTGGGAGACGTCGACGGCCGCCACCGGCAGGTGCACTACGTGGCCGACAAGCTCGGGTTCCGCGCCGTCGTCAAGACCAACGAGCCAGGCACCAAGAGCAGCTTGCCGGCGGCCGCTCCTTACCACTCGGCGCACGGCAAGGCGGTGCCTGCCTACGGACACGGCGGTTACGGAGGATACGGTGGATATGGCCGCGGATACGGTGGATACGGCGGATACGGCGGATATGGCGGATATGGCGGATACGGCGGATATGGCGGATACGGCGGATACGGTGGTTACGGTGGCTATGGTGGCCACGGCTTCTACGGATAG